The following are encoded together in the Robertmurraya sp. FSL R5-0851 genome:
- the cobT gene encoding nicotinate-nucleotide--dimethylbenzimidazole phosphoribosyltransferase → MKKLKETISLIDGLNTKAQEQMEQHLNSLTKPFGSLGLLESLAIKIAGITGNAQPNIDPAMVVLMASDHGVTAEGVSAYPSEVTQQMVRNFITGGAAINVLSRASNASVQVVDIGINGELQLPGLINRKIRFGTNNMVQGPAMERTEAVSAIEVGIEVAQSAIQKGARLLALGEMGIGNTTASSAMVAVLGQLSVDQVVGFGTGINTDEKVKKANVIKRSIEINQPNPADPIDVLAKVGGLEIAGLAGIVLGAAAARVPVLIDGFITAVAALTAVRMTPACVHYLIASHQSVEPGHIFVNKLLGLQPLVNLNLRLGEGSGTAIALPIVRSAIKIANEMSTFEQAGVSGSTDGSVKGTAEVAKTSEILPTEPTLQIATLHEFDVQQKQGVYNAIYSRRDIRSFIKQPIEEEKLYRILKAAHHAPSVGFMQPWNFIAVRSDEIKQQLHDVVSKEIQVAGKYFEDDRSLLYPKLKLEGILEAPVTICFTCDPTRNGDHVLGRNTIPETDAYSVVCAMQNLWLAARAEGLGVGWVSFYKKQDIRKILNIPPHIEPIGLMSVGYTHQFQEQPVLETVGWGKRIPIDNLIYTDNWGSNKTK, encoded by the coding sequence ATGAAAAAATTAAAGGAAACAATTAGTTTAATTGATGGTTTGAACACAAAAGCTCAGGAACAAATGGAACAACATTTAAACTCACTAACTAAACCATTCGGAAGTTTAGGCTTGTTAGAATCACTAGCGATTAAAATAGCAGGTATAACTGGAAATGCACAACCTAATATTGACCCAGCAATGGTAGTGTTAATGGCGTCAGACCATGGTGTAACTGCAGAAGGAGTTTCAGCTTATCCATCAGAAGTTACTCAGCAAATGGTTAGAAATTTTATTACAGGTGGAGCAGCGATCAATGTTTTATCCCGAGCTTCAAATGCCTCAGTTCAGGTTGTTGATATAGGTATTAATGGAGAGTTGCAACTTCCAGGTTTAATCAACAGAAAAATACGCTTTGGAACAAATAACATGGTGCAAGGACCAGCTATGGAAAGGACAGAAGCAGTTTCGGCGATAGAAGTAGGAATTGAGGTAGCACAGTCAGCTATACAGAAAGGTGCGAGACTTTTAGCACTTGGAGAAATGGGAATCGGAAATACCACAGCAAGTAGTGCGATGGTCGCCGTACTCGGGCAGTTATCTGTTGATCAAGTCGTTGGGTTTGGAACAGGAATAAATACAGATGAAAAAGTAAAAAAAGCCAACGTTATTAAAAGATCAATTGAAATAAATCAACCCAATCCAGCTGATCCGATTGACGTTTTGGCAAAAGTCGGGGGATTAGAAATAGCAGGACTTGCTGGGATTGTGTTGGGTGCTGCAGCAGCACGAGTCCCTGTTTTAATAGATGGCTTCATCACAGCTGTGGCTGCGTTGACAGCGGTTCGAATGACTCCCGCATGTGTGCATTATCTTATTGCATCACATCAATCAGTGGAACCGGGTCATATCTTTGTAAATAAACTTTTAGGATTACAGCCACTTGTTAATCTAAACCTTCGTCTTGGAGAAGGAAGTGGGACGGCAATTGCACTTCCCATTGTGAGATCAGCTATTAAAATTGCAAATGAAATGTCTACATTCGAGCAAGCAGGCGTTTCTGGTTCAACTGATGGTTCGGTAAAAGGTACAGCAGAAGTAGCGAAGACATCTGAAATATTACCTACAGAACCTACATTGCAAATAGCAACTCTTCATGAGTTTGATGTGCAACAAAAACAAGGTGTCTATAATGCAATTTATAGCCGAAGGGATATTCGTTCATTTATAAAGCAACCAATTGAGGAGGAAAAACTGTACAGAATCTTAAAAGCAGCACACCATGCACCCTCAGTTGGCTTTATGCAACCGTGGAATTTCATTGCGGTTCGCTCAGACGAAATTAAACAGCAATTACATGACGTTGTTTCTAAAGAAATACAAGTAGCAGGAAAATATTTTGAAGATGATCGGTCTTTGTTGTATCCTAAGCTAAAACTTGAAGGTATTCTTGAGGCACCTGTTACGATTTGTTTTACGTGTGACCCGACAAGGAACGGGGATCATGTACTGGGACGCAATACGATACCAGAAACAGATGCCTATTCGGTAGTATGTGCTATGCAGAACTTATGGTTAGCTGCTCGGGCTGAAGGGCTTGGAGTTGGATGGGTTTCCTTTTATAAGAAACAAGACATACGAAAAATACTTAATATTCCGCCACATATCGAGCCTATCGGTTTGATGTCAGTTGGGTATACACATCAGTTTCAAGAACAACCTGTATTAGAGACAGTCGGATGGGGAAAACGAATACCAATAGACAATTTAATTTATACTGACAATTGGGGAAGCAATAAAACTAAATAG
- a CDS encoding CBO0543 family protein — protein sequence MTFKKEKIIEISSWIIMFMLLIKFVPKKKIREAHVVFLFTQVVTWLMGALVVEKGNIKYPIRTFFKKTIKSNFTFEYFIFPAWNVLFNILYPENKNTYIKALYYLLHTTSVALI from the coding sequence ATGACATTTAAGAAAGAAAAAATCATTGAAATATCTTCTTGGATAATAATGTTTATGTTGTTAATCAAATTTGTACCGAAGAAAAAAATACGTGAAGCACATGTAGTTTTCCTGTTTACACAGGTAGTCACCTGGTTAATGGGGGCACTTGTTGTTGAAAAAGGTAATATAAAATATCCCATCAGAACCTTCTTCAAAAAAACAATAAAAAGCAATTTTACTTTTGAATATTTTATTTTTCCTGCATGGAATGTATTGTTCAACATTCTTTATCCTGAAAACAAAAATACTTATATCAAGGCATTATATTATTTGTTGCATACCACTAGTGTTGCATTAATTTAA
- a CDS encoding IS4 family transposase, with translation MDKITRKTSFGQWFSPINIQLFEEQVKTMKLDYYTKKLTTESFLKLLLFAQLEEIESLHALGDCLFDDQLQKGIDLDSISISQLSRRLNGMNPDLFQRLFLDLVVQIHAKTHYTKLVMPLKIIDSSTLPLNLTNHKWAKFRKTKAGVKLHLRLVFMEKGASYPEKAVITTANEHDRGQLEIMVDDKECMYVFDRGYLDYERFDRMTDGGYFFLSRLRKNAVIREVYDFKLPEDSAVLSDQMVLIGTTQNRAENYFRLLKVLDSKGNELHLITNRFDLNAEEISEMYKSRWAIELFFKWIKQHLSIKKFYGQSEWAIQNQVFIALIVFCLHVLVQLETNSKRKTLKISRYLRAALWKPAHIWLRKIEGKAIP, from the coding sequence ATGGACAAGATTACACGAAAAACTTCATTTGGACAATGGTTTTCACCAATTAATATTCAATTATTTGAAGAACAGGTGAAAACGATGAAATTAGATTACTATACGAAAAAATTAACGACAGAGTCTTTCCTAAAATTACTACTTTTTGCCCAGCTAGAAGAAATCGAAAGCCTGCATGCGCTAGGTGATTGTCTATTCGATGACCAACTTCAAAAAGGGATTGACCTTGATTCGATCAGTATTTCTCAGCTGTCACGGCGATTAAATGGCATGAACCCAGATCTATTTCAAAGGCTTTTCCTTGATTTGGTCGTACAAATTCATGCCAAGACACACTATACGAAACTGGTCATGCCGTTAAAAATCATTGATTCAAGCACATTGCCACTTAATTTGACCAATCATAAATGGGCAAAGTTCCGTAAGACAAAAGCCGGTGTGAAGTTGCATCTACGCCTTGTGTTTATGGAAAAAGGTGCGTCCTATCCAGAAAAAGCAGTCATAACAACGGCAAACGAACATGATCGTGGTCAACTTGAAATCATGGTCGATGACAAGGAATGCATGTATGTGTTTGACCGTGGCTATCTAGACTACGAGCGCTTTGATCGCATGACAGATGGCGGTTACTTTTTTCTATCAAGGCTAAGAAAAAACGCCGTTATACGGGAGGTTTATGATTTTAAACTACCCGAGGATTCCGCTGTTTTATCAGATCAAATGGTCCTGATTGGTACAACCCAAAACCGTGCTGAAAATTACTTTCGCCTTCTAAAAGTGCTTGATTCCAAAGGAAATGAACTCCATTTAATCACCAATCGCTTTGATTTGAACGCTGAAGAAATTTCAGAGATGTATAAATCAAGGTGGGCCATTGAGTTGTTTTTTAAATGGATCAAACAGCACCTTAGCATCAAAAAGTTCTACGGACAAAGCGAATGGGCCATTCAAAATCAAGTGTTTATCGCACTTATCGTTTTTTGCCTACATGTTCTTGTTCAACTTGAGACAAATAGTAAGCGAAAAACCTTAAAAATTAGCCGTTATCTACGGGCTGCCCTTTGGAAACCAGCCCATATTTGGCTCCGAAAAATTGAAGGAAAAGCCATTCCTTGA
- a CDS encoding CBO0543 family protein, which yields MHTSLIIFFEVIALKYTKLIHYKKWKWYWSFITVFIHPFLFN from the coding sequence TTGCATACTTCTCTAATAATATTTTTTGAAGTAATCGCTCTAAAGTACACAAAATTGATTCACTATAAAAAATGGAAATGGTATTGGAGCTTCATAACTGTATTCATCCATCCTTTTTTGTTCAACTAA
- a CDS encoding DUF3231 family protein, translating to MDNKKAAKLTAGELAHCWEQLMNNSMLNVVLEYLTLTSELEEVKSLCNEAGSNSKSAVQFFESVLRSENYPIPKGFNIKDDLNPNAPKIYTDVFILFYLNNMSKIGMSLTSMALSDSVREDIRNFFHVQLKNVSSLYERTTTILLEKGVFVRPPSITSTHETNPITDKGFLGNFFNDNRELTAREANELHKNVFMNYIGKNLLIGFIQSTSNQQLMRLLQHGKELSLNIIDKLGDILVQNDLPISMTWDTNVLDGKTSPFSDKLISYLLDELNRDGIASYGYSAAVSIRKDLKTTYAKIIADVYQYEENIKTFMIKNEWMEKPPVALNRDKLAQD from the coding sequence ATGGATAATAAAAAGGCTGCCAAGTTAACTGCTGGTGAGTTAGCACACTGTTGGGAACAGTTAATGAATAATAGTATGTTAAATGTTGTTTTGGAGTATCTTACATTAACATCAGAACTAGAAGAAGTTAAATCTCTTTGTAATGAGGCGGGTTCTAATTCTAAATCTGCTGTACAATTTTTTGAATCTGTACTACGAAGTGAAAACTATCCAATCCCCAAAGGCTTTAACATTAAAGATGATTTAAACCCAAATGCCCCTAAGATATATACAGATGTTTTTATACTATTTTATTTAAATAATATGTCTAAAATTGGAATGTCCTTAACAAGTATGGCACTATCCGATTCAGTAAGGGAGGATATCCGCAATTTTTTCCACGTGCAATTAAAAAACGTTTCAAGTTTATATGAACGTACAACAACTATTCTATTGGAAAAGGGAGTATTTGTAAGACCTCCTTCAATTACCTCCACCCATGAAACAAACCCAATTACAGATAAAGGATTTTTGGGTAACTTCTTTAATGATAATAGAGAATTAACTGCAAGAGAAGCAAATGAGCTACACAAAAATGTTTTTATGAATTATATTGGTAAAAACTTATTAATTGGTTTTATACAATCTACATCTAATCAGCAATTAATGCGTTTATTGCAACATGGAAAAGAATTATCTTTAAATATTATAGACAAATTAGGTGATATTTTAGTTCAAAACGATTTACCTATTTCAATGACTTGGGATACGAATGTTTTGGACGGTAAAACATCGCCTTTTTCAGATAAATTAATATCTTATCTATTGGATGAACTTAATCGTGATGGTATCGCCAGTTATGGGTATAGTGCAGCAGTAAGTATCCGAAAAGATTTAAAAACTACATATGCAAAGATAATTGCAGATGTGTATCAATATGAAGAAAATATAAAAACCTTTATGATAAAAAATGAATGGATGGAGAAACCTCCTGTTGCACTAAATAGGGATAAGCTTGCTCAAGACTAA
- a CDS encoding DUF6518 family protein → MVFTIISDITTSIGMWVILATLISVSSRSPKYAAIKVLAFFVGMLLSYYIYSQVLFGFFPTYYFLRWCAIALVSPIGAYIVWFSRGEGWGPAICASLPIGFLLTQGYSFFYVFSMVTGFDLFAALFLLVIMTKSKPQYLKVIPIVILIFIILRNTFLLSYLFGGL, encoded by the coding sequence ATGGTTTTTACTATCATTAGTGACATTACGACTAGTATAGGTATGTGGGTTATTTTGGCGACTCTCATTTCCGTGAGTAGTAGAAGTCCTAAATATGCTGCTATAAAAGTACTCGCATTTTTTGTAGGAATGTTGTTATCATACTATATTTATTCACAAGTGTTGTTTGGATTTTTCCCAACCTATTATTTTTTACGTTGGTGTGCTATTGCACTTGTTTCGCCTATAGGGGCTTACATCGTGTGGTTTAGTCGAGGTGAGGGGTGGGGACCAGCAATTTGTGCTTCGCTACCTATTGGTTTCTTGCTCACACAAGGATATTCATTCTTTTATGTATTTTCAATGGTGACGGGTTTTGATTTATTTGCTGCATTATTTCTACTAGTAATAATGACAAAATCAAAACCACAATACTTAAAGGTCATTCCAATAGTGATACTTATTTTTATCATTCTTAGAAATACATTCCTTTTATCATATTTGTTCGGTGGTTTATAG
- the rpiB gene encoding ribose 5-phosphate isomerase B — MKIAIATDHVGIELKPIIIDYLNELGHEVVDFGPQSTERTDYPLYGKKVAVEVIEKRVDAGILICGTGVGISISANKVKGIRAVVCSEPYTAKLSKEHNNTNILAFGSRVIGSELAKMIVKAWLEAEFEGGRHANRVNMISEIEEEFLF; from the coding sequence GTGAAAATTGCAATTGCCACTGACCATGTAGGAATAGAACTAAAGCCGATTATCATTGATTACCTAAACGAACTTGGTCATGAAGTAGTTGATTTTGGTCCTCAAAGCACTGAACGAACTGATTACCCTTTATACGGAAAAAAAGTAGCCGTAGAAGTAATAGAAAAACGGGTAGATGCTGGGATATTAATTTGCGGAACAGGAGTGGGCATCTCTATTTCTGCCAATAAAGTAAAAGGAATTCGTGCGGTGGTTTGCAGTGAACCATATACTGCTAAACTATCAAAAGAGCATAATAATACCAATATACTAGCATTTGGTTCACGTGTGATTGGCAGTGAACTTGCCAAAATGATAGTAAAGGCATGGTTGGAAGCTGAATTTGAAGGTGGAAGACATGCCAATCGGGTGAATATGATTTCTGAGATTGAAGAAGAGTTTTTATTTTAA
- a CDS encoding LacI family DNA-binding transcriptional regulator, giving the protein MENERLTIKKIAELTGVSTATVSKVLNNTGRYSNETRKKILDVVEKYDYRPNAVAKSLRTSKSKTIGVIVPDITNEFFAHIVLAIERYCGPIGYSIFICNSDENEEKEIQYLKELENKGVDGLIYLAASNQLIEARTNLPIVCIDRKPNLENTMIISSDNIHGGYLATLELIKHGCENILLLRDFRDVLPTVERSIGFHNALKEHGIDVKENQVALLEVGIEQGKEAIHSLIKNNKFEFDGIFATTDGLAYGAYLALKENRISVPDQVKIVGYDNISLARYNSISSIDQNKQLLGELAAENLLLLIEKKTPRQHNTIKIPVELVRRGSTSKG; this is encoded by the coding sequence ATGGAAAATGAAAGGTTAACTATAAAAAAAATAGCTGAGCTAACTGGTGTTTCTACTGCAACCGTTTCCAAGGTTCTAAACAATACGGGTAGATACTCAAACGAAACGAGGAAGAAGATCTTGGACGTAGTAGAAAAATATGATTACCGACCAAACGCTGTTGCAAAAAGCTTAAGAACAAGTAAATCTAAAACAATTGGTGTAATTGTACCGGATATTACGAATGAATTTTTTGCTCATATCGTATTAGCCATTGAAAGGTACTGTGGTCCCATTGGTTACTCAATTTTTATCTGTAATTCAGATGAAAACGAGGAAAAGGAAATACAGTATTTAAAAGAATTAGAGAACAAAGGCGTAGACGGATTAATCTATTTGGCAGCCAGTAACCAATTAATAGAAGCAAGAACCAACCTGCCGATTGTTTGTATCGATCGGAAGCCGAATCTGGAAAATACGATGATTATTTCCTCTGATAATATTCATGGAGGTTATCTAGCAACTTTAGAACTTATCAAACATGGATGTGAAAATATCCTATTATTGAGAGATTTTAGAGATGTGTTACCGACTGTAGAAAGAAGTATTGGTTTTCATAATGCGCTTAAGGAACATGGTATAGACGTGAAGGAGAACCAAGTCGCCCTTTTAGAAGTAGGAATAGAGCAAGGAAAAGAAGCAATCCATAGTCTTATTAAAAACAATAAATTTGAATTTGACGGAATATTTGCCACAACGGACGGTTTAGCATATGGTGCTTATTTAGCTCTAAAGGAAAATAGAATATCCGTTCCAGACCAAGTGAAAATTGTCGGGTACGATAATATTAGCTTAGCCCGATATAATTCCATATCCTCGATTGATCAAAATAAGCAACTACTCGGGGAGCTTGCAGCGGAAAATCTTCTATTATTAATTGAAAAAAAGACTCCGAGACAACATAATACCATTAAAATACCTGTAGAGCTTGTAAGAAGGGGTTCAACTAGTAAAGGATAA
- the alsK gene encoding allose kinase, translated as MEESLKQYVIGLDMGGTHIRVGAVTQEGTLHYFSKVKTKDVMDPFNPIKSLANFVKNYIDSQIVDGQVVAVGIGFPSVVSKDKKSIYSTPNLDYLSNINIVDPLQELVEMPVFINRDVNFLMQYELSQRELNREEIVLGFYIGTGFGNAIYLNQQFLEGKNGAAGELGHIPILHNDVVCGCGNVGCVEGIASGKKLVSIHQEFFRDIPFEEIFVSCSNEPIIDDFLQSLAIPIATELNIFDPHVVILGGGVIGMTNFPKKSLEEYIIKYTRKPVPAEGITFEYALDTSSAGVLGAASYIYEKLRNKTVQFM; from the coding sequence ATGGAGGAAAGTTTAAAGCAGTATGTAATAGGGTTAGATATGGGTGGAACACATATAAGAGTTGGCGCTGTTACCCAAGAGGGAACATTGCACTATTTTTCCAAGGTTAAAACAAAGGACGTTATGGATCCATTTAATCCTATTAAATCTTTGGCCAATTTTGTAAAAAACTATATTGATAGTCAGATAGTTGACGGGCAGGTTGTTGCTGTTGGCATAGGGTTTCCCTCAGTGGTGAGTAAGGATAAGAAAAGCATTTATTCAACACCTAACTTAGACTATTTAAGTAATATAAATATCGTTGATCCTCTTCAAGAGTTAGTCGAGATGCCCGTTTTTATAAATAGAGATGTAAATTTTTTAATGCAGTACGAACTTTCTCAGCGAGAACTAAACCGTGAAGAAATTGTTTTAGGTTTTTATATCGGTACGGGTTTTGGCAATGCCATTTACCTTAACCAACAGTTTCTAGAAGGGAAAAATGGTGCTGCTGGGGAGCTTGGACATATACCTATTTTACACAATGATGTGGTATGCGGCTGTGGGAATGTTGGATGTGTAGAAGGAATCGCATCGGGGAAGAAACTAGTTTCGATTCATCAAGAATTCTTCCGAGATATTCCGTTTGAAGAAATATTTGTTTCTTGTTCAAATGAACCTATTATAGATGATTTTTTACAATCACTTGCCATACCTATTGCAACCGAATTAAACATTTTTGATCCCCATGTTGTTATTTTGGGGGGGGGGGTAATTGGAATGACGAATTTTCCGAAAAAAAGTCTCGAAGAATATATCATTAAATATACTCGGAAACCTGTTCCTGCTGAAGGGATAACGTTTGAATATGCATTAGATACTAGTTCTGCAGGTGTACTTGGTGCGGCCAGTTATATCTATGAAAAATTGCGTAACAAAACTGTACAGTTCATGTAG